The DNA region TAGCTCCTGGGTCGCCTGTTCCCCGGTTCTTGGTTCCTCACATGGTTCTTTCGTCTCCTGGCCTCGGGCCGTAGCGGTCCTGCCCACTCCATCACAAGGAGTAATCCCCTGAGATAGCCCGCCAGTTTACTGCTACGCCCTGGCGAATTGCGTATCATACGACGCGGGACACCTCGTGTGCGCTTCTCCTACACACTGTCGCAGGATGGCAACGCAGGTGTTGCGTATCAACTGCGGATATCCGTACACAAAGGAATACACGGCTCATGAGCACGTCGCTCCACGCTCTACTAAATCGGTTCCGGGTGATCGATGGGGTTGACCTCGCGGCTGTCGTCGCAACCGATGGTTTGCTGATGGAAAGCGCCGCGCGTAACGGAGTCGATACAGAAGCCATCTGTGCGGTTGCAGCGAACGGCCTGGCGCTGGCCGAAGCCCTTGGGCGCGAGATTACCAGGGGCACCGCCGAGCAAATCACGCTCGAATATGCCGAGGGACTGGTCTTGATCGAGCCGCTGACGCCCGACGCGATGTTGCTTATTCTGACCCAGGGGCGTGGGCAGCTCGGTCGTCTGCGGTTTCTGGTGCAAAAACACTACGACGCATTCGTGAATGCGATCCATGCGATCTAGCTGTCCGGCTCGTCGCGTACGGCCCTGACCATCGGAACACATCTACGCGGCATTGTCGCCGTCTATTGTGGCTCATCTATCATTGCCAAAGGCAGGAAATCATGGCCCTCGATCCACAACTTACTAGCTTGATCGTGCCGCCTGACGAAACCGCGCACATCGAAGAGGTGCTGAACCGGCTCGTCGAAGAAACAGGCGGCAATCACGCCCTGTTGCTTGACAAGAGTGGTCAGGTGATCGCCTGCCACGGCGATGCCAACCGTCAGGATACCACGGCGCTGGGCGCGCTGATCGCAGGCACATTCGCCTCATCGCGCGAGGTAGCCAAGCTGCTGCGTGAAAAAGACTTCAAGATGCTCTTCCAGCAGGGCGTGCGCGAAAACCTGTTCATCGCGCTGATCGCCGAGCAGTGGATTTTGACGATTATCTTCAACAAGGAAACACATATCGGTCTGGTCAAGGTGCTGATCAAAAAAGCCTCCGAGGAGCTGGCGACGATCCTCCAGCGCGTGCGTCAGTCGCGCCGCGTTCGCGACGACGTGCTCGGCTCCAGCTTCCGCACCTCGATGGAAGATACGATCGATCTGTTGTTCCGTGACTAATACAAGGGGCTTTAGCACATGGCACTCATCAACGTCGCCGC from Herpetosiphonaceae bacterium includes:
- a CDS encoding roadblock/LC7 domain-containing protein — encoded protein: MSTSLHALLNRFRVIDGVDLAAVVATDGLLMESAARNGVDTEAICAVAANGLALAEALGREITRGTAEQITLEYAEGLVLIEPLTPDAMLLILTQGRGQLGRLRFLVQKHYDAFVNAIHAI
- a CDS encoding roadblock/LC7 domain-containing protein: MALDPQLTSLIVPPDETAHIEEVLNRLVEETGGNHALLLDKSGQVIACHGDANRQDTTALGALIAGTFASSREVAKLLREKDFKMLFQQGVRENLFIALIAEQWILTIIFNKETHIGLVKVLIKKASEELATILQRVRQSRRVRDDVLGSSFRTSMEDTIDLLFRD